One genomic segment of uncultured Desulfobacter sp. includes these proteins:
- a CDS encoding lipopolysaccharide biosynthesis protein, with amino-acid sequence MSLNAEKNRRIAKNTIFLYLRSIVVLLVSLYTSRIVLATLGVDDYGIYNVVGGVVAMFSCISGALSGAISRFITFELGRGDKHRLSTVFSTSVLIQLMIAGILVSLVLTGGGWFLNTKMNIPVERLDAANWVLICSAVSFGVKLISVAYNAMIIAHEHMKAFAYLSMLEVLLKLGVVFLLMTSSFDKLKTYAVFLLGISIVIQLTYFIYCRIRFSESRFRLMWDKALLKEMFGFAGWAFFSHSVGMMNTQGVNILTNMFFGVALNAARGIATQVEGSLSQFIGNFSTSMNPQIVKSYAAGEKDYMFQLICRGSKFAYFLALVFVVPLFIEADTVLRIWLGEVPAYATVFLRLTLLAMLPQVLGGILFTAAMATGNIRSYAIAVNGVSVFVFIFSWVLFCLGFPPEAAYCVHIFIRIVLVGVRVLLLKGMIAISPMLYVKEVVLKIVPVSILAFAFPLLVFLLPIPQSFWRVMLVTVASVPTTVLIVSVLGLTKEERVFALGKLKQLKNKF; translated from the coding sequence ATGTCTTTAAACGCAGAAAAAAACCGTCGTATTGCGAAAAATACAATTTTTTTGTATTTGCGGTCGATTGTGGTCTTGTTGGTCAGCCTTTATACGAGCCGTATCGTTTTGGCGACGTTGGGGGTCGATGATTACGGGATTTACAATGTTGTTGGCGGTGTGGTGGCGATGTTCTCGTGCATTTCCGGGGCGTTGTCGGGAGCGATTAGCCGATTTATTACATTTGAGCTTGGGCGCGGGGACAAGCATCGGCTGAGCACGGTTTTTTCGACGAGTGTTTTGATTCAGCTGATGATTGCGGGAATCCTTGTTTCTCTTGTTTTAACGGGTGGCGGCTGGTTCTTGAATACGAAGATGAACATACCCGTCGAGCGCCTGGATGCGGCGAATTGGGTATTGATTTGTTCGGCTGTCAGCTTCGGGGTCAAATTAATCAGCGTCGCGTATAACGCGATGATTATCGCGCACGAGCACATGAAGGCATTTGCCTATTTGAGCATGCTGGAGGTGCTGCTGAAACTTGGGGTCGTGTTTTTATTGATGACGTCTTCGTTTGATAAGTTGAAGACCTATGCTGTTTTTTTGCTGGGCATTTCCATTGTCATTCAGCTAACTTACTTTATTTATTGCCGGATACGCTTTAGCGAAAGCCGTTTTCGCCTTATGTGGGACAAAGCCTTGCTTAAAGAGATGTTCGGTTTTGCGGGGTGGGCTTTTTTCAGCCATTCCGTCGGGATGATGAATACACAGGGCGTGAATATTTTAACGAATATGTTTTTTGGGGTGGCACTCAATGCGGCTCGGGGAATTGCTACGCAGGTGGAGGGATCTCTGTCGCAATTCATCGGCAATTTTTCGACTTCGATGAATCCGCAGATCGTCAAGTCTTACGCGGCGGGTGAGAAAGATTATATGTTTCAGCTGATTTGCCGTGGAAGCAAGTTTGCGTATTTTTTGGCGTTGGTGTTTGTGGTTCCACTGTTTATTGAGGCGGATACGGTTTTGCGGATATGGTTGGGAGAAGTTCCCGCGTATGCCACAGTTTTCTTGAGGTTGACTTTGCTGGCGATGCTTCCGCAGGTACTTGGCGGCATTTTGTTCACAGCGGCAATGGCGACGGGTAACATTCGTAGTTACGCCATTGCCGTAAATGGCGTGAGTGTTTTTGTTTTTATTTTTTCGTGGGTGCTTTTTTGCTTGGGTTTCCCGCCGGAGGCGGCGTATTGCGTACATATTTTTATTCGCATTGTGTTGGTTGGGGTGCGGGTGCTTTTGCTGAAAGGTATGATTGCCATTAGTCCTATGTTATATGTGAAAGAAGTTGTTCTAAAAATCGTTCCGGTTTCAATTTTGGCTTTTGCATTCCCACTGTTGGTTTTTTTGTTGCCGATTCCGCAGTCGTTTTGGCGGGTTATGTTGGTTACGGTTGCTAGTGTTCCCACGACGGTGCTTATTGTCTCTGTTTTGGGGTTGACGAAAGAAGAGCGCGTTTTCGCTTTAGGAAAACTTAAACAATTGAAAAATAAATTTTAG
- a CDS encoding aldo/keto reductase, protein MSTNYISPKIIFGSGISSHKEYDSFLAVVQKAVENGCKNFDTAPSYRTEYILGQAIRQCIVQYNLTREDFFIQSKIDAWQMQEGDGDIRKYVDSALKEMGMDYFDLVLIHWPIPEYLEKTWKSLQRIKSEGIAKDIGICNVRFRHLKAFSYAGILPRYIQIERHPLMVFEKEIEFCKMNDICIQAYSPLCKMHSHIKESPTLQSLTEKYGKSIGQIVLRWHIDTGVIPVFTSRKPKRVEEYLNIFDFSLSAEDIANVSALNENYKLCLESCSCPGF, encoded by the coding sequence ATGTCAACTAACTATATAAGTCCAAAGATTATCTTTGGCTCTGGAATTTCTTCACATAAGGAATATGACAGCTTTTTAGCCGTCGTTCAAAAGGCTGTGGAGAATGGATGTAAAAATTTTGATACCGCTCCGAGTTATCGAACGGAATATATCTTGGGGCAGGCGATTCGGCAATGCATCGTTCAGTATAATCTGACACGTGAAGATTTTTTCATTCAGAGCAAGATTGATGCTTGGCAAATGCAGGAAGGCGACGGGGATATAAGAAAATATGTAGATTCCGCTCTCAAAGAGATGGGAATGGACTACTTTGATTTAGTGCTGATCCATTGGCCGATTCCGGAATATCTCGAAAAAACGTGGAAATCTTTGCAACGAATCAAGAGCGAAGGAATTGCAAAAGACATAGGAATTTGCAATGTGCGCTTTCGTCATTTGAAAGCATTCAGCTATGCCGGAATCCTTCCGCGTTATATTCAAATTGAGCGGCATCCGCTAATGGTTTTTGAAAAGGAAATTGAATTTTGCAAGATGAACGATATTTGTATTCAGGCGTATTCTCCGCTATGTAAAATGCATTCGCACATAAAAGAAAGTCCGACGCTTCAATCTCTCACTGAAAAATACGGCAAAAGCATTGGGCAAATTGTTTTACGTTGGCACATTGACACTGGTGTCATTCCCGTGTTTACTTCTCGCAAGCCAAAGAGAGTTGAAGAGTACTTGAATATTTTTGATTTTTCTTTGTCGGCAGAGGATATTGCGAATGTTTCCGCACTAAATGAAAATTACAAATTATGTTTAGAATCATGCTCATGTCCCGGTTTTTGA
- a CDS encoding IS1595 family transposase produces the protein MYIIAGHKGNPEAVSKKGRDGRRNRLKGARGRGTLEKEKPPIFGMIQRCGQVVIQMLPNVRQATIEPLIKATIQPGTLVYTDEYSIYNRLDEWGYDHESVNHGAGEYARDDDGDGFYEVHVNTMEGFWSLLRSWIRPHRGISQEKLPFYLGFFEFVHNVGKRGKSLLHSLIEVMIK, from the coding sequence GTGTATATCATTGCAGGGCACAAAGGCAACCCCGAGGCTGTATCAAAAAAAGGCCGAGATGGTCGCCGTAACCGATTAAAGGGTGCTAGAGGGCGTGGTACGCTGGAAAAAGAGAAGCCACCTATTTTCGGGATGATACAACGGTGTGGGCAAGTTGTGATTCAAATGCTCCCCAATGTCCGGCAGGCCACCATTGAGCCTTTGATAAAGGCCACTATACAACCAGGAACATTGGTCTATACCGATGAGTATTCCATTTATAACCGGTTGGATGAATGGGGTTATGACCATGAAAGTGTGAATCATGGAGCCGGTGAATATGCCAGAGACGATGATGGAGACGGGTTTTATGAAGTTCATGTGAATACAATGGAAGGCTTCTGGTCATTACTCCGAAGCTGGATTCGCCCACATCGGGGTATCTCACAGGAAAAACTTCCTTTTTACCTCGGATTTTTCGAGTTCGTTCATAATGTTGGTAAACGAGGGAAATCCCTGCTTCATTCACTTATTGAAGTGATGATCAAGTAA
- a CDS encoding transposase, whose product MKVNIKTLIDDVQCYETVRELHWPKIRECPFCDSINTIKKGFDDRESAKQRYECKECGKRFDDLTGTIFAGHHQPLKVWILCLYFMGLNLSNNQISKELDLNRGDVHNMAAQLREGVVKKSLR is encoded by the coding sequence ATGAAGGTAAATATCAAGACCCTGATAGATGATGTACAATGCTATGAAACCGTTCGTGAACTGCATTGGCCCAAAATACGTGAGTGTCCGTTTTGTGATTCCATAAATACAATCAAAAAAGGTTTCGATGATAGGGAATCCGCCAAACAGCGTTATGAATGCAAAGAGTGCGGAAAACGCTTCGATGATCTCACCGGGACCATTTTTGCCGGACATCACCAACCCCTTAAAGTGTGGATATTGTGCCTTTATTTCATGGGGTTGAATTTGTCCAACAACCAGATTTCCAAAGAGTTGGACCTTAATCGTGGAGATGTTCACAATATGGCTGCTCAGCTACGCGAAGGCGTGGTAAAAAAAAGCCTCAGATAA
- a CDS encoding Druantia anti-phage system protein DruA has product MPAAIYSEKKQDRRIKLTSATDPQRRVVCPVHRLPELNSQIVTRATSALWNEYIERYHYFGHKPLPGAQLRYFITAGEQIVALAGFGAAAWQTAPRDQFIGWTHDQRKANLHLIVNNARFLILPWIQSKNLASKILSLITHRLPNDWHNKYNIRPVMLERFVQKDRFAGTCYKAANWQIIGETKGRGKLGANPKKGTVILPIKDVWVYPLDQNFKALLKST; this is encoded by the coding sequence ATGCCTGCCGCCATCTACTCGGAAAAAAAGCAGGATAGACGCATTAAATTAACTTCAGCTACTGATCCCCAACGCCGGGTTGTCTGTCCGGTTCACCGTTTGCCGGAACTTAATTCGCAGATCGTTACCAGAGCGACATCTGCTTTGTGGAATGAATACATCGAAAGATATCATTATTTTGGGCATAAGCCTTTGCCGGGTGCCCAACTTCGATATTTCATCACTGCCGGCGAACAAATCGTTGCCCTGGCAGGGTTTGGTGCAGCGGCTTGGCAAACCGCACCAAGAGATCAGTTTATTGGATGGACTCATGATCAAAGAAAGGCAAATTTGCATTTGATTGTGAATAATGCCAGGTTCCTTATTTTGCCGTGGATTCAATCGAAAAATTTAGCATCCAAAATTCTTTCGTTGATAACACACCGACTCCCGAATGATTGGCACAACAAATATAACATCCGGCCTGTAATGCTTGAAAGGTTTGTTCAAAAAGATCGTTTCGCAGGAACCTGTTATAAAGCCGCAAATTGGCAAATTATTGGAGAAACTAAAGGGCGTGGTAAATTAGGTGCTAACCCAAAGAAAGGGACAGTGATTCTTCCCATCAAAGACGTTTGGGTTTATCCTTTGGACCAGAATTTTAAGGCGTTACTCAAATCAACCTAA